One Thermocladium sp. ECH_B genomic region harbors:
- a CDS encoding 50S ribosomal protein L14 produces MAKRGGPKTVGVSYRYHITPGVFANSLVTVVDNSGAKIARVISVIGNRSHGVHRKIHNAGVGDMIVVSVVEGKPEVRKQKLRAIVVRQRRPFRRHDGTWVAFDDNAVVIVSEEGQPKGTEIHGPIAMEAAQRWPQIASLAALVI; encoded by the coding sequence ATGGCTAAGAGAGGAGGCCCGAAGACAGTTGGAGTGTCATATAGATATCATATTACTCCAGGGGTATTCGCTAATAGCCTGGTTACTGTAGTTGATAATAGCGGCGCCAAGATAGCTAGGGTGATAAGCGTTATAGGAAATAGGTCTCATGGAGTTCACAGGAAGATACACAACGCTGGCGTGGGCGATATGATTGTGGTCAGCGTAGTGGAGGGGAAGCCGGAGGTAAGGAAACAAAAACTGAGGGCAATAGTGGTTAGGCAAAGAAGGCCGTTTAGGCGGCATGACGGCACGTGGGTGGCCTTTGACGATAATGCAGTAGTCATAGTGAGCGAGGAGGGCCAACCAAAGGGCACTGAGATTCATGGTCCAATAGCAATGGAGGCTGCACAACGCTGGCCTCAAATAGCGTCACTGGCGGCCCTCGTTATTTAA